In Streptomyces nodosus, one DNA window encodes the following:
- a CDS encoding ABC transporter substrate-binding protein, producing MNKLRWTGAAGVALAGLLVSGCGVPGAGGTTASSGVTGPRITQPVTDQEVAKSGPTTLRVLADSGEDATLKALVPMYEKKYPNVKVDVVTKGFDDLMKTVVNSMSGTDAPDLVQGNQGYGTDGPLVKAGLIRPLDDVMRAYGWENTFTDGALKQYRWTPDGAVFGSGSLYGISPATEYVGVFYNTDKLAKLGIEPPTTYAEFTAALARAKAAGQQPIMLGNAEKYPASQVIGLVQAQNVASRDIRSWISGVPGATIADKGTEAAAGTVQDWAKRGWFGKGYDGISSDDAVAKFSHGQGVFLVAGSWNAPALQQSMNGHVGFTLPTRPDGTRATVGSLGLGWHISSKTQHLPAAVAFLDMLMSDRFAQTLADVGRTPVTGQGTVKADSEVVDQVNGIGLKLLADDGQNFYLDWASTTMLDTIGSKTQDLLAGRISPHGFTEGLQNNWQAFQDQQRQDAAAAGGTP from the coding sequence ATGAACAAGCTGCGATGGACCGGGGCCGCGGGGGTCGCCCTGGCCGGGCTGCTGGTCTCCGGGTGCGGTGTCCCCGGAGCCGGTGGCACCACCGCCTCGTCCGGCGTCACCGGACCCCGGATCACCCAGCCGGTGACCGACCAGGAGGTGGCCAAGTCCGGCCCCACCACCCTGCGGGTGCTCGCCGACTCCGGCGAGGACGCCACGCTCAAGGCGCTCGTGCCGATGTACGAGAAGAAATACCCCAACGTCAAGGTCGACGTCGTCACCAAGGGCTTCGACGACCTGATGAAGACCGTCGTCAACTCGATGTCCGGCACCGACGCGCCCGACCTCGTCCAGGGCAACCAGGGCTACGGCACCGACGGCCCGCTGGTCAAGGCCGGACTGATCCGCCCGCTGGACGATGTGATGCGCGCCTACGGCTGGGAGAACACCTTCACCGACGGCGCCCTCAAGCAGTACCGCTGGACCCCGGACGGCGCCGTCTTCGGCTCCGGAAGCCTCTACGGCATCTCACCGGCCACCGAGTACGTCGGGGTGTTCTACAACACCGACAAGCTGGCGAAGCTGGGCATCGAGCCGCCCACGACCTACGCCGAGTTCACGGCCGCGCTGGCCCGCGCCAAGGCCGCCGGACAGCAGCCCATCATGCTGGGCAACGCCGAGAAGTACCCCGCCAGCCAGGTCATCGGCCTGGTCCAGGCGCAGAACGTGGCCAGCCGCGACATCCGCTCCTGGATCAGCGGAGTCCCGGGCGCCACCATCGCCGACAAGGGCACCGAGGCCGCGGCCGGCACCGTGCAGGACTGGGCGAAGCGCGGCTGGTTCGGCAAGGGCTACGACGGCATCAGCTCCGACGACGCGGTCGCCAAGTTCAGCCACGGCCAGGGCGTCTTCCTGGTCGCCGGCTCCTGGAACGCGCCCGCCCTCCAGCAGAGCATGAACGGCCATGTCGGCTTCACCCTGCCCACCCGGCCCGACGGCACCCGCGCCACGGTCGGCTCGCTCGGCCTGGGCTGGCACATCAGCTCCAAGACCCAGCACCTGCCCGCCGCGGTCGCCTTCCTCGACATGCTGATGAGCGACCGGTTCGCGCAGACCCTCGCGGACGTCGGCCGCACCCCGGTCACCGGCCAGGGCACCGTCAAGGCCGACAGCGAGGTCGTCGACCAGGTCAACGGCATCGGGCTCAAACTGCTCGCCGACGACGGGCAGAACTTCTACCTCGACTGGGCCTCCACCACGATGCTCGACACCATCGGCTCCAAGACCCAGGACCTGCTGGCCGGCCGTATCTCACCCCACGGCTTCACCGAGGGCCTGCAGAACAACTGGCAGGCGTTCCAGGACCAGCAGCGCCAGGACGCGGCAGCCGCCGGAGGCACCCCGTGA
- a CDS encoding GntR family transcriptional regulator, with translation MTTHDAPASPSVPSPAPAATATAGPAVQLAHRALGQLLDRRAWAAGSQLPGERALAQRVGVSRSSLRQALALLEEEGRLHSSPQRGWFVATDVVSEPPSVLKSFTDIARARGLTATARLLRREVRPAGYEEAARLRIAPAAEVLEIVRVRGLDDVPVCLDTTVLVRARAQALEDVDLTDRSLFAELEARAGVRVMHSTYTARADGAQSAEAELLRVPPGTPVLVGEEITYDQTDTPVLLGRAVYRGDAYRLEATLHRSSD, from the coding sequence GTGACCACGCATGACGCACCGGCCTCACCCTCCGTCCCCTCCCCCGCCCCCGCCGCGACCGCGACCGCAGGTCCCGCCGTCCAGCTCGCCCACCGCGCACTCGGGCAGCTGCTGGACCGCCGGGCCTGGGCAGCCGGCAGCCAACTGCCCGGGGAGCGCGCCCTGGCCCAGCGGGTCGGGGTCAGCCGCAGCAGCCTGCGCCAGGCCCTCGCCCTGCTGGAGGAGGAGGGCAGACTGCACTCCTCCCCGCAGCGCGGCTGGTTCGTCGCCACCGATGTGGTCAGCGAACCGCCCAGCGTGCTGAAGAGCTTCACCGACATCGCCCGGGCCCGGGGCCTGACCGCCACCGCACGGCTGCTGCGCCGCGAGGTCCGCCCGGCCGGCTACGAGGAGGCCGCGCGGCTGCGTATCGCGCCCGCCGCCGAGGTGCTGGAGATCGTCCGGGTACGCGGGCTGGACGACGTACCGGTGTGCCTGGACACCACGGTCCTGGTGCGCGCACGCGCCCAGGCCCTGGAGGACGTCGATCTGACGGACCGTTCGCTCTTCGCCGAGCTGGAGGCCAGGGCCGGGGTGCGTGTCATGCACAGCACGTACACCGCGCGCGCCGACGGCGCCCAGTCCGCGGAGGCGGAGTTGCTGCGGGTGCCGCCGGGCACCCCTGTGCTGGTCGGCGAGGAGATCACCTACGACCAGACCGACACCCCGGTGCTGCTGGGCCGGGCCGTGTACCGCGGCGACGCATACCGGCTCGAGGCCACCCTGCACCGCAGCTCCGACTGA
- a CDS encoding sugar phosphate isomerase/epimerase family protein, with amino-acid sequence MTGRTTNPGAALPDGILIGNAPVSYGVYGEGAGGPGSSPGALLASMAEAGYQGSELGPPGFFGTPEQTAALFTEHRLAAVGAYIPVHYALDDDVVEHDLARMEQTCRELAACAEAAGTPADLAPLAILADEGSETLLHHPARPWDDRSLALTEAGWERLARLSERAVAMARSYGLRPSFHPHISTFVESPWEVERLLELTEVGLTLDIAHLQLAGGDPVACLRAWRERINHVHVKDVRMAVLAEAKASGRTDFDEWWADVCVPFGAGDVDIDAFLSELLRGGYRGWLLVEQDRAPTPAEEYPEVAAEQAANHAWLAAKVAAHS; translated from the coding sequence ATGACCGGCCGCACCACGAACCCCGGCGCCGCCCTGCCCGACGGCATCCTGATCGGCAACGCGCCGGTGAGCTACGGCGTGTACGGCGAGGGCGCGGGCGGCCCCGGTTCCTCCCCCGGCGCCCTGCTGGCCTCCATGGCCGAGGCCGGCTACCAGGGGAGCGAACTCGGCCCGCCCGGGTTCTTCGGCACGCCCGAGCAGACCGCCGCGCTCTTCACCGAGCACCGGCTGGCCGCCGTCGGCGCCTACATCCCCGTGCACTACGCGCTCGACGACGACGTGGTGGAGCACGATCTGGCCCGGATGGAGCAGACCTGCCGTGAACTGGCCGCGTGCGCCGAGGCGGCGGGCACCCCCGCCGACCTGGCGCCGCTGGCCATCCTCGCCGACGAGGGCAGCGAGACCCTGCTGCACCACCCCGCCCGCCCCTGGGACGACCGCTCGCTGGCCCTCACCGAGGCCGGCTGGGAACGCCTGGCCCGGCTGTCCGAGCGCGCGGTGGCGATGGCCCGCTCCTATGGACTGCGCCCCTCCTTCCACCCGCACATCAGCACCTTCGTGGAGTCGCCCTGGGAGGTCGAGCGGCTGCTGGAGCTGACCGAGGTCGGCCTCACCCTCGACATCGCGCACCTCCAGCTGGCAGGCGGCGACCCCGTGGCGTGCCTGCGGGCCTGGCGCGAGCGGATCAACCACGTGCACGTCAAGGACGTACGCATGGCGGTGCTCGCCGAGGCCAAGGCCTCCGGCCGCACCGACTTCGACGAGTGGTGGGCCGACGTCTGTGTGCCCTTCGGCGCGGGCGACGTCGACATCGACGCCTTCCTGTCCGAGCTGCTGCGCGGCGGTTACCGCGGCTGGCTGCTCGTGGAGCAGGACCGGGCGCCGACCCCGGCCGAGGAATATCCCGAGGTCGCCGCCGAGCAGGCGGCCAACCATGCCTGGCTGGCCGCGAAGGTGGCCGCCCACTCCTGA
- the iolC gene encoding 5-dehydro-2-deoxygluconokinase, with protein sequence MTYDLITLGRVGVDLYPQQTGVGLAEVSTFAKYLGGSATNVAVAAARHGLRSAVVTGVGDDPLGGFVRAALRGFGVDERHVVTVPGAQTPVVLCEIFPPDDFPLYFYRPDAPDLRLLPAHLDLPALRAARVVWATGSGLCAEPSYGTTLRALAERDPGTDTVLDLDWRPMFWDRPEDAPARYARALEHATVAVGNRDEVEVAVGTRDPDRAADLLLARGVRLAVVKQGPDGVLARTATEDVRVPPIPVEVVNGLGAGDAFGGALVAGLLAGRPLTDTLAAANAAGALVASRHSCADAMPTPEEIAELTGRTTPRAATTLTTGEPR encoded by the coding sequence ATGACGTACGACCTGATCACCCTCGGGCGGGTCGGCGTCGACCTCTACCCGCAGCAGACCGGGGTCGGCCTGGCCGAGGTGAGCACCTTCGCCAAGTACCTCGGCGGCAGCGCCACCAATGTGGCCGTCGCCGCCGCCCGGCACGGACTGCGCAGCGCGGTCGTCACCGGCGTCGGCGACGACCCGCTGGGCGGCTTCGTCCGTGCGGCGCTGCGGGGCTTCGGCGTGGACGAGCGGCATGTGGTCACCGTGCCCGGGGCCCAGACCCCCGTGGTGCTGTGCGAGATCTTCCCACCGGACGACTTCCCGCTCTACTTCTACCGGCCCGACGCCCCCGACCTGCGGCTGCTGCCCGCACACCTGGACCTGCCCGCGCTGCGCGCCGCCCGGGTCGTGTGGGCCACCGGCAGCGGCCTCTGCGCCGAACCCTCGTACGGCACCACCCTGCGGGCGCTCGCCGAACGCGACCCCGGCACCGACACCGTGCTGGACCTGGACTGGCGCCCGATGTTCTGGGACCGCCCCGAGGACGCGCCCGCCCGCTACGCCCGGGCCCTGGAGCACGCCACCGTCGCGGTCGGCAACCGCGACGAGGTCGAGGTCGCGGTGGGCACCCGTGACCCCGACCGGGCCGCGGACCTGCTGCTCGCCCGAGGAGTACGGCTGGCCGTGGTCAAACAGGGCCCGGACGGGGTCCTGGCCCGCACCGCGACCGAGGACGTACGGGTGCCGCCGATCCCCGTCGAGGTGGTCAACGGCCTCGGCGCGGGCGACGCCTTCGGCGGCGCCCTGGTCGCGGGCCTGCTGGCCGGACGTCCGCTGACCGACACCCTGGCCGCCGCCAACGCCGCCGGGGCGCTGGTCGCCTCCCGGCACTCCTGCGCCGACGCGATGCCCACCCCCGAAGAGATCGCCGAGCTGACCGGCCGCACCACCCCGCGCGCCGCCACCACCCTCACCACCGGAGAACCCCGTTGA
- a CDS encoding carbohydrate ABC transporter permease, with protein sequence MTAAPLSGRATATEPAPPAQDRPGQEPRDHRRRHGLRAWAGRQYWPAVWYLLPAAVFYTLFVLRPLGQTAWISLFRWDGLTEGRWVGLGNYRALLSDTRIPAAIGHSLEFVVFYALLPVALGLFLAALMSRIRIHGLSFFRAVLFLPQILATVVVAVSWRWIYDIDGPLNAALRAVGLGSLARAWLGDYHTALPSVGLVGTWVMYGLCMVLFLAGTQKIPTELYESARIDGCGPVREFFTVTLPALRGEMSIALVLTITYALRNFDLVWNTTTGGPGTSTTVPSVFIYQGAFLTHEVGGAAAISVCLTAVVLVVTGVVMRLVRGKEG encoded by the coding sequence GTGACCGCGGCCCCGCTCTCCGGACGGGCCACCGCCACCGAGCCCGCACCCCCCGCCCAGGACCGCCCCGGCCAGGAGCCCCGGGACCACCGGCGACGGCACGGCCTGCGCGCCTGGGCCGGACGCCAGTACTGGCCCGCCGTCTGGTACCTGCTGCCCGCCGCCGTCTTCTACACGCTGTTCGTGCTGCGGCCGCTCGGCCAGACCGCCTGGATATCGCTGTTCCGCTGGGACGGCCTCACCGAGGGCCGCTGGGTGGGCCTCGGCAACTACCGCGCCCTGCTGTCCGACACCCGCATCCCCGCGGCGATCGGCCACTCGCTGGAGTTCGTGGTCTTCTACGCGCTGCTCCCGGTCGCCCTCGGCCTGTTCCTCGCCGCCCTGATGTCCCGCATCCGGATCCACGGACTGAGCTTCTTCCGCGCGGTGCTGTTCCTGCCGCAGATCCTGGCCACCGTGGTGGTCGCCGTCTCCTGGCGGTGGATCTACGACATCGACGGGCCGCTCAACGCCGCCCTGCGCGCCGTCGGCCTCGGCTCCCTGGCCCGCGCCTGGCTGGGCGACTACCACACCGCCCTGCCCTCCGTCGGCCTGGTCGGCACCTGGGTGATGTACGGGCTGTGCATGGTGCTCTTCCTGGCCGGCACCCAGAAGATCCCCACCGAGCTCTACGAGTCGGCCCGGATCGACGGCTGCGGGCCGGTCCGTGAGTTCTTCACCGTCACCCTGCCCGCGCTGCGCGGCGAGATGTCCATCGCCCTGGTCCTCACCATCACCTACGCCCTGCGCAACTTCGACCTGGTGTGGAACACCACCACCGGTGGACCCGGCACCTCCACCACCGTGCCCAGCGTCTTCATCTACCAGGGCGCCTTCCTCACCCACGAGGTCGGCGGCGCCGCCGCGATCAGCGTCTGTCTGACCGCCGTGGTGCTGGTGGTGACCGGGGTCGTCATGCGCCTGGTGCGCGGAAAGGAGGGCTGA
- the iolB gene encoding 5-deoxy-glucuronate isomerase yields the protein MTRRLHLPDGTAGADGFRLAVTPQDAGWTYSSLRVLDLAPGASRTLDTGASELIVLPLSGSCRVEIDGTSFGLDGRADVFSRVTDFAYAPRDARVTVHSTDGGRFALPAARCERRLAPAYGPAEAVPVEIRGAGPATRQVNNFASPEGFPCDRLVAVEVLTPGGNWSSYPPHKHDERRPGEAVLEEIYYFEIGGPGPHGLGYQRVYEPAAAGGDGVDVLAEVRQGDVVLVPRGYHGPSMAAPGHPLYYLNVLAGPDPQRTMACCDDPAHHWVRASWDGRAADPRVPICDAGGPR from the coding sequence ATGACCCGTCGGCTGCATCTGCCCGACGGCACCGCCGGGGCGGACGGCTTCCGGCTGGCGGTCACCCCGCAGGACGCCGGGTGGACCTACAGCTCCCTGCGCGTGCTCGACCTCGCACCGGGCGCCTCCCGGACCCTGGACACCGGGGCCAGCGAGCTGATCGTGCTGCCGCTGTCCGGAAGCTGCCGGGTGGAGATCGACGGCACCTCCTTCGGCCTCGACGGCCGCGCCGACGTCTTCAGCCGGGTCACCGACTTCGCCTACGCCCCGCGCGACGCCCGGGTCACCGTCCACTCCACGGACGGCGGCCGGTTCGCGCTGCCCGCGGCCCGCTGCGAGCGCCGGCTGGCGCCCGCCTACGGGCCCGCCGAGGCGGTGCCGGTCGAGATCCGCGGCGCCGGCCCCGCCACCCGGCAGGTGAACAACTTCGCCTCCCCGGAGGGCTTCCCCTGCGACCGCCTGGTCGCCGTGGAGGTGCTCACCCCCGGCGGCAACTGGTCCTCCTATCCGCCGCACAAGCACGACGAGCGGCGCCCGGGGGAGGCCGTGCTGGAGGAGATCTACTACTTCGAGATCGGCGGCCCCGGCCCGCACGGCCTCGGCTACCAGCGGGTGTACGAGCCCGCGGCGGCCGGAGGCGACGGGGTGGACGTGCTGGCGGAGGTCCGGCAGGGCGATGTGGTGCTCGTCCCCCGGGGCTACCACGGCCCCTCGATGGCCGCGCCGGGACATCCCCTGTACTACCTCAATGTGCTCGCCGGGCCGGACCCGCAGCGCACCATGGCGTGCTGCGACGACCCGGCCCATCACTGGGTACGCGCCTCATGGGACGGCCGGGCCGCCGACCCCCGGGTGCCGATCTGCGACGCCGGAGGGCCACGATGA
- a CDS encoding ROK family protein, producing MNTSPTPASAGAPSGPSAVAALDVGGTKIAAGLVAADGTLLHRRELPTDAADGGLRDPGLAGTARAARALLDDAARLGVTVTALGAGFPEYVDADGMLTSREVLAWDVQPAAVLGAEAAPGLPVAVGSDVRCGALGEARHGVGRDLADFFYVSLGTGLSSTLVLDGRPVAGRRGEAIALGELEVPASVDPDWHGNLERYCSGRGIGERRTACGGSPVPGAREVTALARSGDRAASRILTTAGQALGTVLGQLVRVLDPSAIVLGGGLGTGDGPLHAALREAYAHTTRTRPEPPPLRRATLGPDAGLIGAAALCS from the coding sequence GTGAACACCAGCCCGACCCCGGCGTCCGCCGGGGCGCCGTCCGGTCCCTCGGCCGTCGCGGCCCTGGACGTCGGCGGCACCAAGATCGCCGCCGGCCTCGTCGCCGCCGACGGCACCCTGCTGCACCGCCGCGAACTGCCCACCGACGCCGCCGACGGAGGGCTGCGCGATCCCGGTCTGGCGGGCACCGCCCGGGCCGCCCGCGCCCTCCTCGACGACGCGGCCCGGCTGGGTGTCACGGTGACCGCGCTGGGCGCCGGATTCCCCGAGTACGTCGACGCCGACGGCATGCTGACCAGCCGTGAGGTGCTCGCCTGGGACGTCCAGCCCGCCGCGGTGCTCGGCGCCGAGGCCGCGCCGGGCCTTCCGGTGGCCGTCGGCTCCGATGTGCGCTGCGGGGCCCTCGGCGAGGCACGCCACGGCGTCGGCCGCGACCTGGCCGACTTCTTCTATGTCTCCCTGGGCACCGGTCTGTCCTCCACCCTCGTCCTCGACGGGCGGCCGGTCGCCGGGCGGCGCGGGGAGGCCATCGCCCTCGGCGAGCTGGAGGTCCCCGCCTCCGTGGACCCCGACTGGCACGGGAACCTGGAGCGGTACTGCTCGGGCCGCGGCATCGGCGAACGCCGCACCGCCTGCGGCGGCTCCCCCGTGCCGGGGGCCCGGGAGGTCACCGCCCTCGCCCGCTCCGGCGACCGGGCCGCGAGCCGCATACTGACCACCGCCGGACAGGCCCTGGGCACCGTGCTCGGCCAACTCGTCCGGGTCCTCGACCCCTCGGCGATCGTCCTGGGCGGCGGCCTCGGCACCGGTGACGGACCACTGCACGCCGCCCTGCGCGAGGCCTACGCCCACACCACCCGCACCCGCCCCGAGCCCCCGCCCCTGCGCCGCGCCACCCTCGGCCCGGACGCGGGCCTCATCGGGGCCGCGGCGCTCTGTTCCTGA
- a CDS encoding 6-phosphogluconolactonase, translating into MSAPLPPRVFDSPALLGAELAREIADGIAEAAGAGWRYVLGCPGGRSPKPVYEALAELTAERRLDLRHVVIAMMDEYVLPDPDAPGGFHDVDHGAHNSCHRFAAEEIVAPLDAAAGPGRGIPADAVWFPDPADPEAHERRLVDCGGVDLFILACGASDGHIAFNPPGTDRHSTSRIVELADTTRVDNMGTFPGFASLDEVPRHGVTVGVETIVAHSRRAVMIVHGAHKREAVRRLTAAHGYDPAWPATLVTECADAALYVDRASVGEDAA; encoded by the coding sequence ATGTCGGCCCCCCTTCCCCCGCGCGTCTTCGACAGCCCCGCCCTGCTCGGCGCGGAGCTGGCCCGCGAGATCGCGGACGGGATCGCGGAAGCAGCAGGCGCCGGCTGGCGCTATGTGCTGGGCTGCCCCGGCGGCCGCAGCCCCAAGCCGGTCTACGAGGCGCTCGCCGAACTGACCGCCGAGCGCCGGCTCGACCTGCGGCATGTCGTCATCGCCATGATGGACGAGTACGTCCTGCCCGACCCCGACGCGCCGGGCGGCTTCCACGACGTCGACCACGGCGCGCACAACAGCTGCCACCGCTTCGCCGCCGAGGAGATCGTCGCCCCCCTCGACGCCGCCGCAGGACCCGGCCGGGGCATCCCCGCCGACGCGGTGTGGTTCCCCGACCCCGCCGACCCGGAGGCCCACGAGCGGCGCCTCGTCGACTGCGGCGGCGTCGACCTGTTCATCCTGGCCTGCGGCGCCTCCGACGGGCACATCGCCTTCAACCCGCCCGGCACCGACCGCCACAGCACCAGCCGGATCGTCGAACTCGCGGACACCACCCGCGTCGACAACATGGGCACCTTCCCCGGCTTCGCCTCCCTCGACGAGGTGCCCCGGCACGGCGTCACCGTCGGTGTGGAGACCATCGTGGCCCACTCCCGGCGCGCGGTGATGATCGTGCACGGCGCCCACAAGCGCGAGGCGGTGCGCCGACTGACCGCCGCCCACGGCTACGACCCGGCCTGGCCCGCCACCCTGGTCACCGAGTGCGCCGACGCCGCGCTGTATGTCGACCGGGCCTCGGTGGGCGAGGACGCCGCATGA
- a CDS encoding Gfo/Idh/MocA family protein produces MPSHPPVRLAVIGAGTISQSVHLPAVQRLGTLFDIAVVCDLSPSRAAAVAARAGVGVRAAHRYDSVLADDTVDAVLLATPGTHAQAARAALEAGKHVLAEKPLCLTVAEAEELGALAEAKGLVLQVGYMKMYDPLTEVAAAELAALDTPRTVRVTVLHPADEPQVEHLRLDPPADDADTSVIAEAIAYENARTLDAFGEIPAELGRYYRDVLNGSVIHELSLLRALGFTLPTSFDTAQLWPWPVEGEPPCLLATAPLGDDARLVLNWNWLPDHPEYGEEIAVLARDGRLRLDMAAPYLVDVRSTLRVERAEGAVRRDTTARHGYDTGFVRQLEEFAAAVHGETKVRSGAAGAAEDVRCLQALVATLAAQAGVEIGGEAAHGGAA; encoded by the coding sequence ATGCCGTCACATCCACCGGTCCGTCTCGCCGTCATCGGCGCAGGAACGATTTCTCAGTCGGTCCACCTGCCCGCCGTCCAGCGCCTGGGCACGCTGTTCGACATCGCCGTCGTGTGCGATCTGTCCCCCTCCCGCGCGGCGGCCGTGGCCGCCCGCGCCGGCGTGGGGGTACGGGCCGCACACCGCTACGACAGTGTGCTGGCCGACGACACCGTCGACGCCGTACTGCTGGCCACCCCCGGCACCCATGCGCAGGCCGCGCGCGCCGCGCTGGAGGCCGGGAAGCATGTCCTCGCCGAGAAGCCGCTGTGCCTGACCGTGGCCGAGGCCGAGGAACTGGGCGCGCTCGCCGAGGCCAAGGGCCTGGTGCTCCAGGTCGGCTACATGAAGATGTACGACCCGCTCACCGAGGTCGCCGCGGCCGAGCTGGCCGCGCTGGACACCCCCCGTACCGTCCGGGTCACCGTGCTGCACCCCGCCGACGAACCCCAGGTGGAGCATCTGCGGCTGGACCCGCCGGCCGACGACGCGGACACCTCCGTGATCGCCGAGGCCATCGCCTACGAGAACGCGCGCACCCTGGACGCGTTCGGCGAGATACCCGCCGAACTGGGCCGCTACTACCGGGACGTGCTCAACGGCTCGGTGATCCACGAGCTGTCCCTGCTGCGCGCCCTCGGCTTCACCCTGCCCACCTCCTTCGACACCGCCCAGCTGTGGCCGTGGCCGGTCGAGGGCGAACCGCCGTGCCTGCTGGCCACCGCGCCGCTCGGGGACGATGCCCGGCTGGTGCTCAACTGGAACTGGCTCCCGGACCACCCCGAGTACGGCGAGGAGATCGCCGTACTCGCCCGCGACGGCCGGCTCCGCCTGGACATGGCCGCGCCCTACCTGGTGGACGTGCGCTCCACGCTGCGGGTGGAACGCGCCGAGGGCGCGGTGCGCCGCGACACCACCGCACGCCACGGCTACGACACCGGGTTTGTCCGCCAGCTGGAGGAGTTCGCCGCGGCGGTCCACGGCGAGACGAAGGTCCGCTCCGGTGCCGCCGGGGCGGCCGAGGACGTGCGCTGCCTCCAGGCCCTGGTCGCCACGCTCGCCGCGCAGGCCGGCGTCGAGATCGGCGGCGAGGCCGCGCACGGGGGTGCCGCATGA
- a CDS encoding carbohydrate ABC transporter permease, producing the protein MLTSRRQTVIGHAVLVVAAIAALYPFLSVVLLALSKPGTRQSGFTLPTSISFANFSHAWSRGLFSEALVSSLIVAAAVVVGTIVLAVLAGYAFAAFPFPLKGVLLGLLLVGLVMPYEATVIPLYYQLRAWHLTNTYWALILPQIGLSLPFAVFWMRTFFVSTPPALREAASVDGASRFRTLRSILLPMAVPAIGTLATLLFLFAWNEFLLALVLVPDDRSVQTAPLALSFFAGNRRNSDPGVTAAAAVIVALPVLISYIALQRRMISGMLAGAVKE; encoded by the coding sequence ATGCTCACCAGCCGCCGCCAGACCGTCATCGGACACGCCGTCCTGGTGGTCGCCGCCATCGCCGCCCTGTACCCCTTCCTGTCCGTGGTGCTCCTTGCGCTCAGCAAGCCCGGCACCCGGCAGAGCGGCTTCACCCTGCCCACCTCGATCAGCTTCGCCAACTTCTCGCACGCCTGGAGCCGGGGACTGTTCTCCGAGGCCCTGGTCTCCAGCCTGATCGTGGCCGCCGCCGTGGTGGTGGGCACCATCGTGCTCGCCGTGCTGGCCGGCTACGCCTTCGCGGCCTTCCCCTTCCCGCTCAAGGGAGTGCTCCTGGGACTGCTGCTCGTCGGTCTGGTGATGCCCTACGAGGCCACCGTGATCCCGCTCTACTACCAACTGCGCGCCTGGCACCTCACCAACACCTACTGGGCGCTGATCCTGCCGCAGATCGGCCTGTCCCTGCCGTTCGCGGTCTTCTGGATGCGCACCTTCTTCGTCTCCACCCCGCCCGCGCTGCGCGAGGCGGCCTCGGTCGACGGCGCCTCCAGATTCCGCACCCTGCGGTCCATCCTGCTGCCGATGGCCGTACCCGCCATCGGCACCCTCGCCACCCTGCTCTTCCTCTTCGCGTGGAACGAGTTCCTGCTGGCGCTGGTCCTCGTCCCGGACGACCGCAGCGTGCAGACCGCACCGCTGGCCCTGTCGTTCTTCGCGGGCAACCGGCGCAACAGCGACCCGGGTGTCACGGCGGCCGCCGCCGTCATCGTCGCCCTGCCCGTACTCATCAGCTATATCGCCCTCCAGCGCCGCATGATCAGCGGCATGCTGGCGGGCGCCGTAAAGGAGTGA
- a CDS encoding Cgl0159 family (beta/alpha)8-fold protein, producing MSTTLATSPAARDLADVTRIRLTDPDAIRRAALARPKFDAAGLARPLFILAADHPARGAVAAGGDATAMGDRHELLARCVEALSRPGVDGFLGTPDLVEDLTLLGALDGKLVLGSMNRGGIPGASFELDDRFTCYDARGIEEGGLDGGKVLLRVDPADPGTAETLSGTAAAVNELAERRLLALIEPFKSVREGGRVRNILEPDAQIWVNNIASALGRTSAYTWLKVPVVPEMERMMASTTMPTLLLGGEGGGDPDAMYASWQQALRIEHVRGLIIGRTMLFPADGDVAGAVDTAVSLLGRES from the coding sequence TTGAGCACCACCCTCGCCACCAGCCCCGCCGCCCGTGATCTCGCCGACGTCACCCGGATCCGGCTCACCGACCCCGACGCGATCCGCCGGGCCGCCCTCGCCCGCCCGAAGTTCGACGCCGCGGGCCTCGCCCGGCCGCTGTTCATTCTGGCCGCCGACCACCCGGCGCGCGGCGCGGTGGCCGCCGGGGGCGACGCCACCGCCATGGGCGACCGCCACGAGCTGCTGGCCCGCTGTGTCGAGGCGCTCTCCCGCCCCGGCGTGGACGGCTTCCTCGGCACCCCCGACCTGGTCGAGGACCTGACCCTGCTCGGCGCGCTCGACGGCAAGCTGGTGCTGGGCTCGATGAACCGGGGCGGCATCCCCGGCGCCTCCTTCGAACTCGACGACCGCTTCACCTGCTACGACGCCCGCGGCATCGAGGAGGGCGGACTGGACGGCGGCAAGGTGCTGCTGCGCGTCGACCCCGCCGACCCGGGCACCGCCGAGACCCTCAGCGGAACCGCCGCCGCCGTCAACGAACTGGCGGAGCGCCGGCTGCTCGCCCTCATAGAACCCTTCAAGTCGGTGCGTGAGGGCGGCAGGGTGCGCAACATCCTGGAGCCCGACGCGCAGATCTGGGTGAACAACATCGCCTCCGCGCTCGGCCGCACCTCCGCCTACACCTGGCTGAAGGTCCCGGTCGTCCCCGAGATGGAGCGCATGATGGCCTCCACCACCATGCCCACCCTGCTGCTCGGCGGCGAGGGCGGCGGCGACCCCGACGCCATGTACGCCTCCTGGCAGCAGGCGCTGCGCATCGAGCACGTCCGTGGGCTGATCATCGGCCGCACCATGCTCTTCCCCGCCGACGGCGATGTGGCCGGCGCCGTGGACACCGCCGTCTCGCTGCTCGGCCGGGAGTCCTGA